In Patescibacteria group bacterium, the following are encoded in one genomic region:
- a CDS encoding nucleotidyl transferase AbiEii/AbiGii toxin family protein encodes MKKVFPSEKIIKSFQSKEQLDVFVSGVKITLRFYPFPPQYPLVKYQKVPLLSIKDIAAAKAFAIGQRAAYRDYVDMYYILKGGYATLHEVILLSEKKYATDFNGRLFLEQLVYLGDITDTKVEFLGVPIAQQAIVRRLKKEVRDYVKALV; translated from the coding sequence ATGAAAAAAGTATTTCCATCAGAAAAAATCATTAAGAGCTTTCAGTCAAAAGAACAGCTTGATGTATTTGTTTCAGGTGTCAAAATAACACTTCGGTTTTATCCCTTTCCGCCGCAGTACCCATTGGTAAAATACCAAAAAGTCCCGTTACTATCAATAAAAGACATAGCTGCAGCAAAAGCATTTGCAATAGGGCAGCGAGCCGCATACCGCGATTATGTCGATATGTACTATATTCTGAAGGGGGGATATGCAACACTCCATGAAGTGATACTGCTTTCCGAAAAGAAATATGCTACAGACTTCAATGGCCGTCTGTTTCTTGAGCAATTGGTATATCTTGGGGATATCACGGATACAAAAGTTGAATTTCTTGGCGTCCCTATTGCTCAACAAGCTATTGTCCGTAGATTAAAAAAAGAGGTTCGCGACTATGTTAAAGCGCTTGTATAA